Within the Marinobacter qingdaonensis genome, the region AACCCTTTGGTGTTAAAGAACTTTTAAACGCCGGGCTGCCGGGCAGGAACTGCGCGCAGTTGCGCACCCGCCAGACCAGTTCCTCGTAGCTGTCCGCCAGGATGTTGACGTGGCCAAGCTTACGGCCGGCCCGCTCCCCTTTATTATAGAGATGGACCTTGGCGTAGGGCAGTTCGAGAATGCGGTCGATGTCGCCGTGTTCGCCAATGATGTTGATCATGCAGCTGAGGCCTCGAGCCTCCACGCTGCCCAGGTGATGGCCGCTGACCGCCCGGATGTGGTTCTCGAACTGGCTGGTGACCGCGCCCTCGATGGTCCAGTGTCCGGAGTTGTGAACGCGGGGCGCCATCTCGTTGGCGACCAGGCCATCCTCGGTTTCGAACAACTCGAGGGTGAGTACGCCGACATAGTCCAGTTCGTTCAGTAGGGCCCGGATGTAGCGCTCGGCCGACTCCTGCACCGCCTTGTCCAGTTTCGGGGCCGGCGCGATGGAATAGCGCAGGATGCCCTCATGGTGGGTGTTTTCGGCCATGGGGTAGAAGGCAACGTCGCCGTCCTCGGCGCGCACGGCGATGATGGACACCTCGCGGGTGAACTCAACGAACTTTTCCACGATCAGGCGCGGATGGCCGATGTCGGCCCAGGCCTGCTCGGCGTCGTCCGGACTGCGCAGGACCGCCTGACCCTTGCCGTCGTAGCCTTCGGTGTTGGACTTGGCCACCACCGGGCAGCCCAGTTCCTCGGCGGCCGCCTTGAGCGACTCGGCGCTGTCGGCAATTTTCCAGGCCGGGGTCGGAATGCCGAGCTGGCCGAACAGGGTCTTTTCCAGTTCCCGGTTCTGGCACACCTGCAGGGCGCGAGGGCAGGGGTGTACCGGT harbors:
- a CDS encoding 5-(carboxyamino)imidazole ribonucleotide synthase, with the protein product MRIGVLGAGQLGRMLALAGYPLAKTFVFYDMSGSPSAGLGEVIIDREGQYQDDFLSRVDRVTYEFEHLPVEVAEKLAKEKPVHPCPRALQVCQNRELEKTLFGQLGIPTPAWKIADSAESLKAAAEELGCPVVAKSNTEGYDGKGQAVLRSPDDAEQAWADIGHPRLIVEKFVEFTREVSIIAVRAEDGDVAFYPMAENTHHEGILRYSIAPAPKLDKAVQESAERYIRALLNELDYVGVLTLELFETEDGLVANEMAPRVHNSGHWTIEGAVTSQFENHIRAVSGHHLGSVEARGLSCMINIIGEHGDIDRILELPYAKVHLYNKGERAGRKLGHVNILADSYEELVWRVRNCAQFLPGSPAFKSSLTPKG